CGGCGCTCTGGAACGAACCGGAAGACTGGGTGCGCGCGCTGGTTCGGTTTGAACGCGATCTCGCAACACTGACCAGAACCTGTTTTCACCACGCGAACATCACACTGCGCCCGCTGGCGGGCCACGCTTATCACGCCCGTCCAGGGTCTTTCTGGCGCTCGTGGCGTCGGGCGCGCCCCTTCATTCGGCGACTTGGCCCGTCGCAGCCCTGAGGCCCGGGGACATTCGACCTCATCCTGCGCACAAGGAACCGCCGGCGTCGAGACCGGCGGTTGTCGATCCGGGGTGGGGGTGCCTCAGGTGGCGACAGCGAGCGCCTCCTCGTGCGCTGCGGCAGCCAGGAGTTCGGGCCGTCCGCTGCGCAGATTGGCTTCGTGCGCCAGCTGCCGTTCTTCCGGCGAGGCATAGACCCGATCCCATTCGAGCAGCGCCGGCGACCAGGTGCGATGCCACAATGCCGGGATGATGGCCAGACCAATGGCCCGGAAATAGCCCATGTTGTGGGGCAAGCGCGGCGCGTGCACATCCTCCAGACGCCAGAACTCACGCTGGGGGTCCAGATGATGCTGGGAATGGCGGCCGATGTTGTCGACGAACCAGTTGGTCACGCGATTGAACGAATCCCAGGAATGGTGCGCCTTGATCTCCGATCCGGGCACGCGAACGATGCCGTAGTGCTGGCTGTAGGTGCCGAGCTTGTAGCCGAAATGAGCGTTGAGCACGGCGAGCAGGAACCAGAACAGCCCCAACAGACCACTGACTGCAAAGACGAACAACACCAGTGCGGCCTCCGCCACCCACCCCTGCAGCAAACGGTTGCGCCAGCTCATGGCCGCTAGCCCCATCTTGTCCAGCCGATCCTTCTCGATGGCCCAGGCCGTTTGATAATCCTGGGGCGCGGTGCGCAGGAAATAGCGATATACGCTCTCACCGCGGAAGGCCGTGCTGGAATCAGCTGGCGTTCCGACCGTGAAATGGTGGCCATAGGGGTGCTCGATGGCGTAATAGGTAAACAGCCCAAAGAGGGAGCAGGCGCGCGAGCTGAAGACCGAATAGGGCTCCCAAGTGCGGTGGGACAGCTCATGGCCAATGGATACCGAGCCGATCGAGGCGATCTGAGAAAACAGCAGCGCACCGATGAGGTAGCTGCCCCAGCCGTCTCCGGCATGGGCGGCAACCATGTCGAACCCGCTCAGGGACTGCACCCACGTGGCCAGACCGAGCAGGTCGCCGCCGTTGTGTCCATGCGCCAGCATCCAAATGAACGCCCAGAAAGCCACGAGGCTGACGGGGAGATAAGTCCAGAGCATCCACACGAAGATGCGCGGGTGCCCATAGGCACGGGTCTGCTCGTCATTGCCGGACACCCGTTCGGCCAGGGAAAGTCCCAGAAGAACGGCAAGGACGCCGACCAGGACATTGGCCGGCCCGACGATGAGCGCATAGATCACGCCCAGAGACAGGGCGATCGGAACAAAAAAACGCAGGTAAGCCCACCCCGAACGGGCAAGCGCCATGATGCCGTCCATGTTGTCTCCTCCTGGACCACGCCCAATCCGCTGGGTGGCCTCGTTATATGAATATCAATCCCACTTCAGCTTGCGCCCACCGTTCAGCGCCGTCAAGCACCTGATCTTCAAGGTGATCGGCATCTCCGATGCGGACAAGCTGGCCGGGATCCAGAGGGTGTCATGGCCTTGCTGGGCCGCAACACCCTCGTGATCTTCAGGCTTCCTGCGCCTTCAGATCCAGTACATAGTCACGATAGCGCTGACGCAGATCCGCCTTGAGGATCTTGGCCATGGCGTTCTTGGGCAGCTCGTCCACAAAGACGACATGGCGTGGACTCTTGTAGTCCGCCAGATGCTGCCGGCAGAAGGCATTGATGGCCTCGGGGGTCAGAGAGCCCTCACCGCCCTTGAATCCCGGTTTCGGTGCGATCACAGCCAAGACATCCTCGCCGAGATCCGGATGGGGCACACCAATGACAGCCGCTTCCAGCACCTCAGGCATCTCCAGCAGCACGCGTTCCACCTCGACGGCAAAGATGTTGTAGCCGCCGCGCAGCACCATGTCCTTCTTGCGATCTGTCAGATACACGTAGCCGTCCGGCGCGATGTAGCCCACGTCGCCGGTATGTAGCAGCTCGCCGCGCCAGAGTTCCTGAGTGTTTTCCTCGCCCTTGTAGTAGCTGCGCCGCTCGATCCCCGAGCGGAAGCAGATCTCGCCGATCTCGCCCTGCGGCAGGGTGTTGCCGTTGTCATCGACGATCACCACCTCGCAGCCCACCGGTTTGCCCACCGAGCCCGGGTGATCGAGGATGTCGCGTGGGTTGGGCCCCAGCATGCAGGCTGCACCGGCGCCGCCCTCGGTCAAGCCATAGCCGTTGAGCATCATCACCTTGGGCCAGACTTCCAGCATCTTGCGCACCGTGTCCGGCTGGATCGGCGCCGCGCCGAAGAACACGAACTTGAGCGAGCTGTAGTCGTAGTCCTTCACCGATGGATGCTTCATGGCGAGATTCAGCATGGTCGGCACGCCCATGATCGAGGATGCGCGGTGCCGCTCGATCGAGGCCAGCAGCTGCTCCGGATCGAAGCGTGGCAGGACCAGCTGCGTAATGCCGGCGCGAATGCTCATCAGCATCAAGCCGTGGCAGCCAGTGAATCCGAACAGCGGCACGGCGTGCAACAAGCTTTCACCGAACAGTGCGGACAGGATCTGGGCCAGATTCTGCTGACCAGGCTGGTCCGCGAGATTACCTTCGGGCACCAATACCCCTTTGGGCATTCCCGTCGTACCAGAGGTGTAGAGCAGGTCGGCCGGATCCCGATCGGTCGGGGGTGGATCGAGCAGTGGAACATCGGTCGACCCCTCGCTCACGACGTTTCCCAGCGGCGTAAAGCCATCGATCGCCTCGCTACCGGTCACGAAGAAGTGCTTGAGATTGAACTGCCCCGGCCGGCCTTCGATCTCGACCGGCTTGCCTTGGGCGAGGGGAATCAATGCTTCCAGATGGCGCGGACCGCTGATCAGCGCCACAGCATCGCTGTGCTCGAGCACGAAGTACTTTTCCGGCATGGCCCAGCGCGTGTTGATTGGAACCGGCACCGCGCCGAGCTTGTGAATCCCAAAATAGCTCGCATTGAACAAGACCGCCTGGTCATTGGCGAGCACCAGGGCAACCTTGTCGCCGCGCTTGACGCCGGCCTTGTGCAACTGATGCGCAATGCGGCTGCTGGCCACATCGAGCTCGTGGAATGTGACCTCGCCATCCTGGGCGATAACCGCCTTTTTGTCGGGCTTTTTCTGAACGGATTGATGCAACAGATCGATGACGGCCATGACGTTCTCCTCCATGACTGAGCTGGCCAGCCGGCAGTGCGGCCTTCCTCTCTTCTTTCGGCCGACTATCCTGCGGCCTTGATGGCGAATCTACCATACTAGTCGTTCAAGAACGGGGCGTATAGCGTCGGAGTACCGCGCGCCGTATTGGCTGCGGAGCAGCGTGCCCAATAAGCGCTGACGGCAAGCAGGCTCGCCGGTGAAGGGCACCGCCCCGAATCAGGTCACGATTCGGGGCTCGAGGAGAGCTCTTGCTGATCCAGGGCGCCGATCGCCAGCATCGGTGCCGCATCGATATGCCCGGCGTCCATCATCCCGGCAACCCTCTGCAGTGCAGCCAGGATCATGTGCTGTTCCCAGCTCTGCAGCGCGTTGAATTCACGAATGAAATGCTCTTGGAGCGGCTGCGGGGCATCACGCAAAACATCCTCTCCGTCCGGCCCCAAACGCAAGAACACCTTCCGCTTGTCACTGCGCGCCCGCTCTCGAACGATGAGCCGGCGTGCGGACAAGCGATCGAGGATGCTGGTCACAGTGCCTTGGCTGAGACTGATCTGACGCGCCAGATCGCCTACGGTAATTTCACCCTTCTGATGAATCGTTCGCAGCACCAGTAGTTGCGGGGCCGTCAGCCCAGCGGTTTTCATGAGATGACGGGAGCGCAGATCGGTCGCTCGCATAATGCGACGCAGCGCGACCAAGACCTCAGCAATGACCTCCACAGAAGACTCCCGTGAGATTCGGCAATGGCGAGACCACGATTCTAGCAGCGCGCCGAGGTCCGCAGACCATGCAGCCTGACGATCGCGCCACGATGGATTCGTCATAACGACGCGGCACCTGCCCAGCGGGTCTGGAGTGCGGCCCAGTGACCAAGTTGCCCGGATAAAGAATTTTGTATACAATGGATTTTTTCGGCGTGAATTGTACCCGCCAGAAACTGACACACAATAGCCAAGAAAACAAAAGCTGCATAGACAATAATATATCACCATGCCCGACACGGATCAGCGCTTGGCGAAACTGTTTACCAAGTTGAACTCTCGGGTATTTGCATTGCATAGAAACGAGTTTATTCGAGAAACCGAGATCGAATCATGAAACCCTCTCATCATCCCGAGCCTTACCCTATGGGGAACGGCGCCGGCGATGCCCATCCGGCGCTGCACCTGCGTAGCCCCACTCCGGACGATGGCGTGGCGGTTTTCGAACTGATTGCCCGCTGCCCCCCTTTGGATCCCAATTCCCGTTACTGCAATCTGCTGCAGTGCAGCCACTTTGCCCAGACCTCGATCATCGCGCACGCGGAAAACGCCGCGAAGGCTTTGGGTTTTGTCTCGGGCTATCGGGTTCCGGACCGCCCCGACACCCTCTTTGTCTGGCAGGTCGCAGTGGATGAGGCAGCACGGGGCACCGGCTTGGGCTCACGCCTGCTGGAGGCACTACTCACCCGGCCTGCGCTGGCGGATTGCCGTTATTTGGAGACCACGATCGGCCCCGACAATCGGGCATCCTGGCGACTGTTCGAGCGGCTGGCCAAGCAGTTCGGCGCGGTAATCGAGACGACCACTTTGTTTGAATCCCAACGCCATTTCTCCGGGCTGCACCCGGATGAAATCCTGCTCCGGATCGGACCGCTCGAACGAATCGCGGACTGATCACATCTCGTCAAAGCCAATAAGAACAACACAACACAATCCACCGTGGAGGTATGACCCATGGAGATTTTCAACGAACTTGAATCATCCGCGCAGTCTTATGCGCGTTCTTTCCCGACGGTTTTCAACCGCGCCCAAGGCGCCGCTCTCCATGACGAGAACGGCATGAGCTACATCGACTTTCTCTCGGGTGCAGGCTCACTGAACTATGGCCACAACCATCCCGTGTTGAAAAATGCCTTGCTGGCCTACATCCAGAACGACGGCATCACCCACGGGCTGGATATGCATACCGCAGCGAAAGCGGATTTCCTGCGCGCGTTCCGCGACTGCATCCTGGTCCCGCGCTCGCTGGATTACCGCATGCAGTTCACCGGACCGACCGGCGCCAATGCGGTCGAAGCGGCGCTGAAGCTGGCCCGCAAGGTCAAAGGCCGCTCTTCGATCATTGCCTTCACCAACGGTTTCCATGGCGCCACGCTGGGCGCGCTGGCCGCCACCGGGAATCAACATCACCGAGGTGGCGCCGGCGTCCCGTTGACCGGGATCACCCGCATGCCATATGCCGGCTATCTGGGTCGCGACGCCGATACCCTGCGTTATCTCGACAAGATGCTGTCCGACCCGTCGAGCGGCATCGATCACCCGGCAGCGGTCCTCGTCGAAACCATCCAGGGTGAAGGCGGACTCAACGCGGGCAGCCCGGTGTGGCTGCAAGGCCTGCAACGGCTATGCCGCAAGCACGATATGCTCCTGATCGTCGATGACATCCAAGCTGGATGTGGACGAACGGGCACCTTTTTCAGCTTCGAGCCTGCTGGCATCACGCCCGACATGGTGACGCTGTCCAAATCCCTGAGTGGCTACGGCCTGCCGATGGCCCTGCTGCTCTACCGGCCCGAACTCGATATCTGGAAACCCGGCGAACACAACGGCACGTTCCGCGGAAACAACCACGCCTTTGTTACCGCGACGGCGGCGCTGGAGCATTTCTGGCGTGACGAGACGTTCGCCGAATCGGTGCGCGCCAAAGCAGCCCTGATGACCCAAGGGCTGCAGCGGATCAGCGAGCGCGTCGGTGTCACGCATCTGCGCGTCAAGGGCCGCGGTCTGATGCAGGGGCTGGAATGCAATGACGGCGAGACCGCCTCGCGCATCAGTCAGGCCGCATTCCAGCGAGGGCTGATCATCGAGACCTCCGGCAATCGCGGACAGGTGCTCAAATGCCTGTGCCCGCTCACCATAACCGACGCCGAACTGGGTGAAGGATTGAGCCGGCTGGCTGACAGCGCCCTAGAGGTGTTAAGCGGCACGTTGGCCGCCTGCGCCTCCTGAACCGGCTCCGCTCCAATCACGAACAAGAGGCCATTCAAGCATGATCGTTCGCCATCTTCCTGAAGCCATCGCATCCGGCCGTCGCATCCAGAGCACAGGGTGGGAAAGCACCCGGCTCGTGCTCAAGAATGACAATGCCGGTTTTTCGTTCCATATCACCACGATCTACCGTGGCGCCGAATTGCCGATGCACTACCGCAACCACATCGAATCGGTGTACTGCATCAGCGGCAGCGGCGAGATCGAAACCGTCGCCGATGGGAAGATCTATCCCATCGCCCCGGGCACGATCTACGTGCTGGACCAGCACGACCAGCACATCCTGCGCGCCGAGACCGAAATGGTCATGGCTTGCGTATTCAACCCACCGCTACACGGCACCGAGGTTCATGACGCCGATGGCGTTTACCCGCTCGAAGCCGAAGCGGTGACTGACTAAGCAGCAAGACTCAGGAGATGACTGATGCCCTCGGAAGCGATAGACCGCTATCCCTCCCGCGCCGGACGCCCTGCTTCGGTGACGCCTCGGACAGATCCCGTCGTTTATGCAGACGCGAATCGGGAACCACCCCTAGCGCGGCGCACCATCGCCAACTATGAGAATCAGGGATTTCTGAATCTTTATACCTTGTTCACCGATGCGGAGATCACCGCCATGCAGGCCGAACTCGCGCGCCTGCGCCATGACGCGCTGATCATGCAACGCAGCGAGGCGATCCGTGAACAGGAAACCGGCGACCTACGCTCGTTGTTTCGCGTTCACCAGCTCAGCCCGCTGTTCGCCGCCGTTGCCGCCGATCCGCGGCTGGTGGACCTGGCCCGCTACATCCTTGATGACGAGGTTTATATCCACCAGTCCCGGCTTAATTACAAGCCTGGCTTCGGTGGCAAGGAGTTCTATTGGCATTCGGACTTCGAAACCTGGCATGTGGAAGATGGGATGCCGCGTATGCGGGCGCTGAGCGTCTCCATTTCGCTCACACCCAATCACGCCCACAATGGCCCCCTGTTGCTGATTCCCGGCTCCCATCGCCGTTACGTGGTGTGCACCGGCGAAACACCGGAGAACCACTACCAGAAGTCCTTGGTGAAGCAGGAAATCGGTGTCCCAAGCAAGCGTTGCCTCCGTCAGCTCGCCGAACAGGGCGGTGGCCTGGTCGCGGCGACCGGCCCAGCCGGCACGGTCACCGTGTTCGACTGCAATACGATGCACGGCTCCAACGGCAACATCACGCCTGATCCGCGCAGCAACGTGTTCTTTGTCTATAACGCCATGAGCAACCGCCTCTGTGAACCCTATTGTGGCCACCCGCCTCGACCTGGATTCATTGCGGCCCGCGGCGAAGTCGAGCCCGTCCGCCCCACTCCGTTGCGGATTGGCTGAGATGGCTGAGCCGCGGGCTCGCCGGTCCCTCCTCGGGGACCCACGAATACAAGGAAAATCAACACCATGACCCATACGGTGGAAAAGATCGGCGGCAGCTCGATGAGCAACTATGCTGCCGTGCGAGACAATATCATTCTGCGTCCCGGTAACCGATACAACCGCATCTTCGTCGTCTCGGCTTACAGTGGAATCACCAACCTGTTGCTCGAACACAAGAAAACGGCCCAGCCCGGGGTATTCGGTTCGTTCGCTAATGCCCGTGATGAAGCGGCTTGGCGCGGCGAGCTGGCCAAGGTTCGCAAGCAGCTGCTTGAGATCAATCACGCCCTATTCACCGCCGCCATGGATCGCGCCGCGGCAAAATCCTTCATCGAGGAACGGCTGACGGCCGCCGAAAATTGCCTGAGCGACCTGGACCGTCTGTGCCGACACGGGCATTTCCAGCTCGACAGCCATCTCGCCACAGTCCGCGAAATGCTGGCCAGCCTCGGGGAAGCCCACAGCGCGTGGAATCTCAGCCGACTGCTGGCCAATGAAGGGGTTCGCACCCGCTTTGTCGACCTCACCGGCTGGCATGCCGATGCCGACGCACCGGTTCCTTCACTGGATGAGCGAATCCGCCGCAGCTTCCAGAACATCGACCTCGCGCGCGAGCTGCCGATCGTCACCGGTTACGCCCATTGCGATGAAGGACTCATGGCGCGCTTCGATCGCGGTTACAGCGAAATGACGTTCAGCCGAGTCGCCGTCGTGACCGGCGCTGCCGAGGCCATCATTCACAAGGAATACCACCTGAGCAGCGCTGACCCGCTGGTCGTGGGTGCCGAACGCGTCGTCCCGATCGGGCGGACCAACTACGATGTCGCCGACCAGCTCGCCAACCTGGGCATGGAGGCGATCCACCCCCGGGCCGCCAAAGGCTTGCGGCAAGCCGGCATTTCCCTGCGCATCAAGAACACCTTCGAACCCGAGCACGGCGGCACGGTGATCACGCATGACCACGTCAGCGAAAAGCCCTGCGTCGAAATCATTGCCGGGCGCAAGAACGTCTATGCGCTGCAGCTGTTCGATCAGGACATGATGGGCCGTTTCGCGCATTACGATCACGCCCTGCTCACCACGCTGGAGCGCTTTGGTGCCGACATCATCACCAAGGACTGCAATGCCAACAGCCTGACACACTACTTGGCGTGCAACCTCAAGACCGTCAAGCGAATCCAGAAAACACTCGTG
The sequence above is a segment of the Candidatus Macondimonas diazotrophica genome. Coding sequences within it:
- the ectA gene encoding diaminobutyrate acetyltransferase translates to MKPSHHPEPYPMGNGAGDAHPALHLRSPTPDDGVAVFELIARCPPLDPNSRYCNLLQCSHFAQTSIIAHAENAAKALGFVSGYRVPDRPDTLFVWQVAVDEAARGTGLGSRLLEALLTRPALADCRYLETTIGPDNRASWRLFERLAKQFGAVIETTTLFESQRHFSGLHPDEILLRIGPLERIAD
- a CDS encoding fatty acid desaturase — translated: MDGIMALARSGWAYLRFFVPIALSLGVIYALIVGPANVLVGVLAVLLGLSLAERVSGNDEQTRAYGHPRIFVWMLWTYLPVSLVAFWAFIWMLAHGHNGGDLLGLATWVQSLSGFDMVAAHAGDGWGSYLIGALLFSQIASIGSVSIGHELSHRTWEPYSVFSSRACSLFGLFTYYAIEHPYGHHFTVGTPADSSTAFRGESVYRYFLRTAPQDYQTAWAIEKDRLDKMGLAAMSWRNRLLQGWVAEAALVLFVFAVSGLLGLFWFLLAVLNAHFGYKLGTYSQHYGIVRVPGSEIKAHHSWDSFNRVTNWFVDNIGRHSQHHLDPQREFWRLEDVHAPRLPHNMGYFRAIGLAIIPALWHRTWSPALLEWDRVYASPEERQLAHEANLRSGRPELLAAAAHEEALAVAT
- a CDS encoding MarR family winged helix-turn-helix transcriptional regulator — encoded protein: MEVIAEVLVALRRIMRATDLRSRHLMKTAGLTAPQLLVLRTIHQKGEITVGDLARQISLSQGTVTSILDRLSARRLIVRERARSDKRKVFLRLGPDGEDVLRDAPQPLQEHFIREFNALQSWEQHMILAALQRVAGMMDAGHIDAAPMLAIGALDQQELSSSPES
- the ectB gene encoding diaminobutyrate--2-oxoglutarate transaminase, producing MEIFNELESSAQSYARSFPTVFNRAQGAALHDENGMSYIDFLSGAGSLNYGHNHPVLKNALLAYIQNDGITHGLDMHTAAKADFLRAFRDCILVPRSLDYRMQFTGPTGANAVEAALKLARKVKGRSSIIAFTNGFHGATLGALAATGNQHHRGGAGVPLTGITRMPYAGYLGRDADTLRYLDKMLSDPSSGIDHPAAVLVETIQGEGGLNAGSPVWLQGLQRLCRKHDMLLIVDDIQAGCGRTGTFFSFEPAGITPDMVTLSKSLSGYGLPMALLLYRPELDIWKPGEHNGTFRGNNHAFVTATAALEHFWRDETFAESVRAKAALMTQGLQRISERVGVTHLRVKGRGLMQGLECNDGETASRISQAAFQRGLIIETSGNRGQVLKCLCPLTITDAELGEGLSRLADSALEVLSGTLAACAS
- the thpD gene encoding ectoine hydroxylase — translated: MPSEAIDRYPSRAGRPASVTPRTDPVVYADANREPPLARRTIANYENQGFLNLYTLFTDAEITAMQAELARLRHDALIMQRSEAIREQETGDLRSLFRVHQLSPLFAAVAADPRLVDLARYILDDEVYIHQSRLNYKPGFGGKEFYWHSDFETWHVEDGMPRMRALSVSISLTPNHAHNGPLLLIPGSHRRYVVCTGETPENHYQKSLVKQEIGVPSKRCLRQLAEQGGGLVAATGPAGTVTVFDCNTMHGSNGNITPDPRSNVFFVYNAMSNRLCEPYCGHPPRPGFIAARGEVEPVRPTPLRIG
- a CDS encoding ectoine synthase; its protein translation is MIVRHLPEAIASGRRIQSTGWESTRLVLKNDNAGFSFHITTIYRGAELPMHYRNHIESVYCISGSGEIETVADGKIYPIAPGTIYVLDQHDQHILRAETEMVMACVFNPPLHGTEVHDADGVYPLEAEAVTD
- a CDS encoding class I adenylate-forming enzyme family protein yields the protein MAVIDLLHQSVQKKPDKKAVIAQDGEVTFHELDVASSRIAHQLHKAGVKRGDKVALVLANDQAVLFNASYFGIHKLGAVPVPINTRWAMPEKYFVLEHSDAVALISGPRHLEALIPLAQGKPVEIEGRPGQFNLKHFFVTGSEAIDGFTPLGNVVSEGSTDVPLLDPPPTDRDPADLLYTSGTTGMPKGVLVPEGNLADQPGQQNLAQILSALFGESLLHAVPLFGFTGCHGLMLMSIRAGITQLVLPRFDPEQLLASIERHRASSIMGVPTMLNLAMKHPSVKDYDYSSLKFVFFGAAPIQPDTVRKMLEVWPKVMMLNGYGLTEGGAGAACMLGPNPRDILDHPGSVGKPVGCEVVIVDDNGNTLPQGEIGEICFRSGIERRSYYKGEENTQELWRGELLHTGDVGYIAPDGYVYLTDRKKDMVLRGGYNIFAVEVERVLLEMPEVLEAAVIGVPHPDLGEDVLAVIAPKPGFKGGEGSLTPEAINAFCRQHLADYKSPRHVVFVDELPKNAMAKILKADLRQRYRDYVLDLKAQEA
- a CDS encoding aspartate kinase — encoded protein: MTHTVEKIGGSSMSNYAAVRDNIILRPGNRYNRIFVVSAYSGITNLLLEHKKTAQPGVFGSFANARDEAAWRGELAKVRKQLLEINHALFTAAMDRAAAKSFIEERLTAAENCLSDLDRLCRHGHFQLDSHLATVREMLASLGEAHSAWNLSRLLANEGVRTRFVDLTGWHADADAPVPSLDERIRRSFQNIDLARELPIVTGYAHCDEGLMARFDRGYSEMTFSRVAVVTGAAEAIIHKEYHLSSADPLVVGAERVVPIGRTNYDVADQLANLGMEAIHPRAAKGLRQAGISLRIKNTFEPEHGGTVITHDHVSEKPCVEIIAGRKNVYALQLFDQDMMGRFAHYDHALLTTLERFGADIITKDCNANSLTHYLACNLKTVKRIQKTLVERFGEAEIDVRRVALVSAIGSDMQVPGLLAETAAALAEAGISILAMHQSLRQVTMQCVIDERDYDTAIRALHRRLIEPHDHGIAICAA